One Candidatus Sulfurimonas baltica DNA segment encodes these proteins:
- the ftsH gene encoding ATP-dependent zinc metalloprotease FtsH: protein MQDNNKNNNFFNKNPLITFAIFSVVIILLFKTIVGDTQGTNENVAGASKRAKTVSYSEFKSLISSKQLKKVDIGQSYIKAYGSDNLSVYTTRILPGDVNLIEELEKQGVEYTGFSETNWFTEMFGWLLPFLIIIGIWMFFAGRMQKSMGSGILGMGNSKKMVNSEKPKTKFDDVAGVEEAKEEVQEIVDFLKFPARYVEIGAKIPKGVLLVGSPGTGKTLLAKAVAGEADVPFFSVSGSSFIEMFVGVGAARVRDLFEQAKKDAPSIIFIDEIDAIGKSRAAGGVMGGNDEREQTLNQLLAEMDGFGTDTPIIILAATNRPEVLDQALLRPGRFDRQVLVDKPDFEGRVKILNVHVKGVKMDDDVELKEVARLTAGLAGADLANIINEAALLAGRKSQKTVKQSDLFESVERALAGLAKKSRRINPKEKKIVAYHESGHALLAETTKGAKKVSKVSIVPRGLAALGYTLNTPEENKFMMQKHELWAEVDVLLGGRAAEEVFIGEISTGAGNDLERATDIIKSMVQTYGMSDVAGLMVLEKSRQSFLGGGMQATREYSDKMAENMDEFIKTSLRERYDVVLVRLEEYREAIEDMVKLLYKKENITGEEVREIIVSFEKKNNIDSKVTKVVDEIRDELEQDAKMADEAKDAEEKSDEK, encoded by the coding sequence ATGCAAGATAATAACAAAAACAACAATTTTTTTAATAAAAACCCACTAATAACTTTTGCGATTTTTTCAGTTGTAATAATCCTTCTTTTTAAAACAATTGTTGGTGATACTCAAGGTACTAATGAAAATGTAGCTGGTGCGAGTAAACGAGCAAAAACAGTTAGTTATTCTGAATTTAAATCATTGATCTCATCTAAGCAGTTAAAGAAGGTTGATATTGGTCAAAGTTATATAAAAGCATATGGATCTGACAACTTATCGGTTTACACAACAAGAATTCTGCCTGGAGATGTGAATCTTATTGAAGAGTTAGAAAAACAAGGTGTTGAATACACTGGTTTTAGTGAAACTAATTGGTTTACTGAAATGTTTGGATGGCTTCTACCGTTTTTAATTATTATTGGTATATGGATGTTTTTTGCAGGTCGTATGCAAAAAAGTATGGGTAGTGGAATACTTGGGATGGGTAATTCTAAAAAGATGGTCAACTCTGAAAAACCAAAGACAAAATTTGATGATGTGGCTGGTGTAGAAGAGGCAAAAGAGGAAGTTCAAGAGATAGTAGATTTTCTAAAGTTCCCTGCTCGTTATGTGGAAATAGGTGCCAAAATTCCCAAAGGTGTTCTTTTAGTGGGTAGTCCCGGTACTGGTAAAACACTATTAGCAAAAGCTGTTGCAGGTGAAGCGGATGTTCCTTTTTTCTCAGTTAGCGGATCTAGTTTTATTGAGATGTTTGTTGGGGTAGGTGCAGCTCGAGTTCGTGATTTATTTGAACAAGCAAAAAAAGACGCCCCAAGTATTATATTTATAGATGAAATTGATGCTATAGGTAAAAGCCGTGCTGCTGGCGGTGTTATGGGTGGAAATGATGAGAGAGAACAAACTTTAAATCAACTACTTGCGGAGATGGATGGTTTTGGAACAGATACTCCTATTATTATTCTAGCTGCTACAAATAGACCCGAAGTACTTGATCAGGCATTGTTGCGTCCTGGTCGTTTTGATAGACAAGTTTTAGTTGATAAACCTGACTTTGAAGGACGTGTTAAAATACTAAATGTGCATGTTAAGGGCGTTAAGATGGACGATGACGTTGAGCTTAAAGAAGTAGCTCGTTTAACAGCAGGACTAGCTGGTGCTGATTTGGCAAATATTATCAATGAAGCAGCACTCTTAGCAGGTAGAAAAAGTCAAAAAACAGTAAAACAGAGTGATTTATTTGAATCAGTTGAACGTGCTTTAGCCGGACTTGCTAAAAAGTCTCGCCGTATTAATCCAAAAGAGAAGAAAATTGTTGCATATCACGAAAGTGGTCACGCCCTTCTTGCAGAAACTACCAAAGGGGCAAAAAAAGTTTCAAAAGTATCTATTGTTCCTCGTGGTTTGGCTGCGTTAGGATACACTTTAAATACTCCAGAAGAGAACAAATTTATGATGCAAAAACATGAACTCTGGGCTGAAGTTGATGTTCTTCTTGGTGGTCGTGCTGCTGAAGAGGTATTTATCGGTGAGATATCAACAGGCGCCGGAAATGACCTTGAGCGTGCAACAGATATTATAAAATCAATGGTTCAAACCTATGGTATGAGTGATGTTGCAGGACTTATGGTCTTAGAAAAAAGCAGACAATCATTTTTGGGTGGCGGAATGCAAGCTACGCGTGAATATAGTGATAAAATGGCTGAGAATATGGATGAGTTTATAAAAACATCCTTGAGAGAAAGATATGATGTAGTATTGGTTAGACTTGAAGAGTATAGAGAAGCTATTGAAGATATGGTTAAGCTATTATATAAAAAAGAGAATATTACCGGTGAAGAAGTAAGAGAAATTATTGTTTCTTTTGAAAAAAAGAATAATATTGATTCTAAAGTTACAAAAGTAGTAGATGAAATTAGAGATGAACTAGAACAAGATGCAAAAATGGCAGATGAAGCTAAAGATGCAGAAGAGAAAAGCGATGAGAAATAA
- a CDS encoding c-type cytochrome, which produces MKKIIIVIVTLTATTALIAGVNSEACTGCHGADWSKSALNKSKVVSDMTHADISTALKGYKAGTYGRPMNMMQGQVAKYSDAELETFAQTIGK; this is translated from the coding sequence ATGAAAAAAATTATCATAGTAATAGTTACTTTAACCGCGACAACAGCTTTAATCGCTGGCGTGAACAGTGAAGCTTGTACAGGTTGTCATGGGGCTGACTGGAGCAAATCTGCTCTTAATAAGTCAAAAGTTGTTTCTGATATGACTCATGCGGATATTTCTACTGCGCTTAAAGGGTATAAAGCTGGCACGTATGGAAGACCAATGAATATGATGCAAGGCCAAGTTGCAAAATACTCTGATGCTGAATTAGAGACTTTCGCACAAACTATTGGTAAATAG
- a CDS encoding phosphatidylserine decarboxylase, translating to MQKRKAMRNNLLPIAKEGINYILWAILSFVVFTFLDFGFLQLCAFLVTLFFVFIFRNPERENIIFQEGSVVAPADGVISLIEELKDDKYAYRVEIESSYFNVTLLRVPLTSSLRNIEIYKGSRLSPFNNLSKNINENAVLVFSDNNNNSVKVVHRLKQSFMSIKIDAIINQNLLKGSRYGVMVNGITTIYLPKNFRLNVNIGTELAASQTLIGYFTNDKKNK from the coding sequence ATGCAGAAGAGAAAAGCGATGAGAAATAATCTTTTACCAATAGCAAAAGAGGGTATAAATTATATTCTTTGGGCTATTTTATCTTTTGTAGTTTTTACATTTTTAGATTTTGGTTTTTTACAACTTTGTGCCTTTTTAGTAACTTTATTTTTTGTGTTTATTTTTAGGAATCCGGAAAGAGAAAATATAATTTTTCAAGAAGGGAGTGTTGTTGCACCTGCTGATGGTGTAATATCACTAATTGAAGAGCTTAAAGATGACAAATATGCCTATAGAGTTGAAATTGAGAGTAGCTACTTTAATGTAACACTTTTGCGAGTTCCTCTTACTTCCTCACTCCGCAATATAGAAATATATAAAGGCTCTAGACTATCACCTTTCAACAATTTATCAAAAAATATCAACGAAAATGCAGTGCTTGTTTTTAGTGATAACAATAATAATAGTGTTAAAGTTGTACATAGACTAAAACAGAGTTTTATGAGTATAAAAATTGATGCAATAATAAATCAAAACCTACTTAAAGGGTCTAGATATGGGGTTATGGTTAATGGTATTACAACTATTTATTTACCTAAAAACTTTAGATTAAATGTGAATATAGGTACTGAATTAGCAGCTTCTCAAACGCTTATAGGATACTTTACAAATGATAAAAAGAATAAATAA
- a CDS encoding NAD(P)H-dependent oxidoreductase, which translates to MKNVLIINGHQRYDQVAEGNLTKMYIASASEFFKKNNFNLKHSVVESDYNIKDEVEKFVWADYILLQYPVYWMGVPWITKKYIDEVFSAGDHNGLYINDGRSRSDATKRYGSGGLMQGTKYMISLTYNCPASEFSAKDGFFDGLSLDEANIATHKTFQFCGAEPLETYSVHDIFKGDLDMNSELEKFAKVLEKNFI; encoded by the coding sequence ATGAAAAATGTTTTAATTATAAATGGACATCAAAGATATGATCAAGTTGCAGAGGGAAATTTAACAAAGATGTACATTGCATCTGCATCTGAGTTCTTTAAGAAAAACAACTTTAACCTGAAGCATAGTGTAGTAGAGAGTGATTATAATATAAAAGATGAAGTTGAAAAGTTTGTTTGGGCTGATTATATCCTACTCCAATATCCTGTCTACTGGATGGGTGTTCCTTGGATTACAAAAAAATATATAGATGAAGTTTTTTCTGCCGGTGATCATAATGGTTTATATATAAATGATGGAAGAAGTAGAAGTGATGCGACAAAGCGCTATGGTAGTGGGGGCCTTATGCAAGGTACAAAGTATATGATTTCACTTACTTACAATTGTCCAGCTAGTGAATTTTCCGCTAAGGATGGTTTTTTTGACGGCTTATCATTAGATGAAGCGAATATAGCTACGCATAAAACATTTCAGTTTTGTGGGGCTGAGCCTCTAGAGACATACTCTGTTCATGATATATTTAAAGGTGATTTGGACATGAACAGTGAGCTAGAGAAGTTTGCAAAAGTGTTAGAGAAAAATTTTATTTAA
- a CDS encoding pseudouridine synthase, protein MQNSYKRVDAHLSSLGYCSRSEAKKFLKIFRVCVNGVRVFDTNKKVYHNDVTINEKVLDPESLIILMNKPSGAICSHDDKGSLIYSILPDRWQRRNPKISTIGRLDGDTTGAILLTDDGVLNHRLTSPKSDVSKLYKVTLFNPIRGDEEEIFASGTLLLSGEKKPLLPAKMKIISETVVHLEISEGRYHQVKRMFGAVGNKVVALHRVGFGKYNVEGIELGEYKILDSQ, encoded by the coding sequence ATGCAAAATAGTTACAAAAGAGTAGATGCTCATCTTTCAAGCCTTGGGTATTGCTCAAGAAGTGAAGCTAAAAAATTTCTAAAAATATTTCGAGTTTGTGTCAATGGAGTGAGAGTTTTTGATACAAATAAGAAGGTTTATCATAATGATGTGACAATAAATGAAAAAGTACTTGACCCTGAGTCTTTAATTATTTTGATGAATAAGCCAAGTGGTGCGATTTGTTCTCATGATGACAAAGGCTCTCTTATATACTCCATTCTACCTGATCGTTGGCAAAGAAGAAATCCAAAAATTTCAACAATTGGAAGGCTAGACGGTGACACAACAGGTGCTATTTTACTTACAGATGATGGAGTTCTAAACCATCGCCTTACCAGTCCAAAAAGTGATGTGTCAAAACTATATAAAGTGACACTTTTCAATCCAATACGAGGTGATGAAGAGGAAATATTTGCAAGCGGGACACTTCTTTTAAGTGGTGAAAAAAAACCACTGCTTCCTGCAAAAATGAAGATTATAAGCGAAACCGTAGTCCACCTAGAAATAAGTGAGGGGCGTTATCATCAAGTGAAACGTATGTTTGGAGCTGTTGGTAATAAGGTGGTAGCACTTCATAGAGTAGGATTTGGGAAATACAACGTTGAGGGTATTGAACTCGGTGAGTATAAAATTCTAGATTCTCAATAA